A genomic window from Silene latifolia isolate original U9 population chromosome Y, ASM4854445v1, whole genome shotgun sequence includes:
- the LOC141627039 gene encoding ethylene-responsive transcription factor ERF118-like, with the protein MFQDRHFFRRKPKFAAAKTVRKVRVICHDPDLTDSSSDDEVRGIRRAKLKNRVIHEINLPLRTTGSTNNHNVVAETKSSVQDSNNGIKNPEKKRKVSGNTPTSVKYRGVRQRKWGKWAAEIRHPIRGVRIWLGTFSTAIEASEAYELKKMEYEALVAERNLNASCFVVSEESDSALSNNSLAMLPEIDTTSNSQTNKVDISEVDDSKVKLSNAKESDVIPVMSTIKEEFQNDIGQGLDFEMDLCSSLLVNDFSELFDGFPLIDDFIGSGFDDLGHTDLPDFDFDLGNNELAWIEESLNFSTATAMLS; encoded by the coding sequence ATGTTTCAAGATCGACACTTTTTTCGTCGAAAGCCGAAATTTGCTGCCGCCAAAACTGTGAGAAAGGTCCGAGTGATTTGTCATGACCCTGATTTAACGGATTCTTCGTCTGATGATGAAGTGAGAGGGATTAGGAGAGCGAAGCTTAAAAACAGAGTTATCCATGAGATTAATCTGCCTTTAAGGACGACGGGTAGCACAAACAACCATAATGTAGTTGCTGAGACTAAGAGTTCTGTCCAAGACAGCAACAATGGGATCAAAAACCCTGAGAAAAAGAGGAAGGTTTCAGGAAATACTCCCACTTCAGTGAAGTACAGGGGTGTTAGGCAGAGAAAATGGGGGAAATGGGCGGCTGAGATTCGACATCCTATTCGCGGTGTTCGCATTTGGTTGGGGACTTTTAGTACTGCTATAGAAGCTTCTGAGGCTTATGAGCTTAAGAAGATGGAATATGAGGCACTTGTTGCGGAGAGAAACCTGAATGCTTCTTGTTTTGTTGTGTCCGAGGAGTCTGATAGTGCATTGTCGAACAACTCTCTCGCTATGCTGCCTGAGATTGATACTACTTCCAATTCGCAAACCAATAAGGTCGACATTTCTGAAGTTGATGATTCTAAGGTGAAGCTTTCTAATGCAAAGGAAAGTGACGTGATTCCTGTTATGAGCACTATTAAGGAGGAATTCCAGAATGACATTGGCCAAGGTCTTGACTTTGAAATGGACCTTTGTTCATCGCTCTTGGTTAATGATTTTAGCGAGCTATTTGACGGGTTTCCTCTTATAGACGATTTTATTGGTAGCGGCTTTGACGACCTTGGACACACTGATCTTCCTGATTTTGATTTCGACCTGGGAAACAATGAGCTTGCATGGATTGAAGAATCTCTCAATTTCTCTACAGCAACAGCCATGCTGTCATGA